Below is a genomic region from Streptantibioticus cattleyicolor NRRL 8057 = DSM 46488.
CGGCTCAACCCCTCCAGCACGGTGGGGATGCGCCGGGCGCTCGCCCCGGTCACGCTGGAGTCCGGCATCACCGTCCCCGAGGGCGCCCGGGTCGTCATCGACCTGCGCACCGTCAACCGCGACCCGGCCGCCTACGGCCCGGACGCCGCCGAGTTCGACCCGCACCGCGAGATCGCCCCCGGCGTCATGCCGTTCGGGCTGAGCTTCGCGGCCGGCATGCACGTGTGCATCGGGCAGGACCTGGCGGCCGGGGTCCTCCAGAGCGGCAGCGGCCCGGACGCGTCGCTGTACGGGCTGGTGGCCACGGCGGTACGGGAGCTGTTCGCGCTCGGGGTGCGCCGCGACCCGGCCGCGCCGCCGGTGCGGGACACCACGACCACCCGGGAGTACTGGGCGCGTTACCCGGTGCTGCTGGGCTGACCACACCGAAGGCAGGAGGCGGGCGATGGGGCTGCGGGTGGAGATCGACCGGGAGGCGTGTCTGAGCTCCGGGCGGTGCGTGGAGGCGGAGCCGGCGGCTTTCCGCTTCGACGGCGAGGAGCTGGCCGAGGCGGCGGCGGGGGCGGACCGGGTGCCGCGGGAACGCCTCGCCGTGGTGGCGAGGGGCTGTCCCGCGGCGGCGATCCGGCTGGTGGACGACGACAGGACCTAGGGCTCAGTCGGCGCCGAGCCGGCGGGCCACCTCCTCCTCGGACAACGCGTCCACCTGACGCACCAGTTCGGCGACGGCGTCGGCGTCGGTTCCGGCGCCGGCCGCGGACTGACGGGCGACCACGGCCAGTTCACGCACCGTGGAGACGGACAGGAACGCCGCGATCGACAGGTCCAGCCGGAAGGTGTCGCGGATCCGGGAGACCACCTGGGTGGCGAGGAGCGAGTGCCCGCCGAGGTCGAAGAAGTCGTCCAGCACCCCGACCCGTTCCAGCCCCAGCACCTCGGCCCAGATGCCGGCCAGCACCTCCTCCAGGGCGCCGGCCGGCGGCTCGTACCGCCCGGCCAGCTCGGGCCGGCCGCCGGTCGGCGCGGGCAGCGCGGCCCGGTTGAGCTTGCCGCTGGGCAGCAGCGGCAGCCGGTCCATGACGACGAACGCGCTGGGCACCATGTGGTCCGGCAGCCGCTGGAGCAGATGGTGGCGCAGGTCGGCGGGGTCCGGCCGGGTCCCCTCACGCACCGTCAGATGGGCCACCAGACGCCGGGTGCCCCGCTCGTCCTGATAGGCCGTCACCACCGGCTCGACCACGTCGGGGTGGGTGCCCAACGCGGCCTCCACCTCGCCCGGTTCGATCCGGAAACCGCGGATCTTCACCTGGTGGTCCAGGCGCCCGAGGAACCGCAGCACCCCGTCCGGGCGGAACGCGGCCACGTCACCGGTGGCGTACATCCGGCCGCCGGGCACCGGGCTGAACGGGTCGGGGACGAAGCGCTCGGCGGTCAGCGCGGGCCGGGCGTGGTAGCCGCGGCCCGGACCGGCGCCGCCGATGTACAGCTCGCCGGGCATCCCGACGGGCGCCGGTCGGCCGTGCCGGTCGAGCACGTACACCCGGTGGTTGGCCAGCGGCCGGCCCCACGGCACGGCGCCGGGCTCGGCCGGGTCCACCCGGTGGTACAGGGTGCAGTACGACACCTCCGTCATCCCCGCCAGGTTGTACAGCTCGACCCCGGGCACCAGTCGGGTGAGCCGGTCCGGCAGCAGCGGCGGCATCCGGTCGCCGCCCACCCCGACCACCCGCAGCGCCACCCCGTCCAGACCGTCGTGCTCGTAGGCGTGGTTGACCAGCATGTCCAGCAGGGCGGGGGCGGAACTCCAGGCGGTGACGCGCTGTCGGCGCAGCAGGTCGCGCAGTTGCTCGGGGTCGGTGGTCTCGATGTCGCTGGGGACGACGACGGCGGCGCCGGCCGCGAGGGTGCCGAAGACCTCGTAGACCGACATGTCGTAGTTGAGCGAGGAGATCGCCAGCATCCGGTCGCCGGGGCGCAGCCGGTAGACCTCGTTCATGGCGGTGACGCTGTTGGCGATGCCGCCGTGTTCGTTCATCGAGCCCTTGGGGCGGCCGGTGGAGCCCGAGGTGTAGATGACGTAGGCGAGGTGGCCGGGGGCGACCCCGGTGCCGGGGCGTCCGGCCGGGCAGCCGGCGATCCGGGCGGCCTCGGTGTCCACCTCGACCACCTCGGGCGGACGGTACCCGGGCGGGGCGTCCGGCGGCGGGTCGAACCGGCCGTCACGGGCCACCGAGGACTCCGACAGCACCAGCCGCACCCCGGCGTCGGCCGCCATGTAGGCCACCCGGCGGCGCGGATACATCGGGTCCAGCGGCACGTAGGCGGCGCCCGCCTTGAGCAGGGCGAGCACGGTGACCACCATGCGTTCCGAACGTGGCAGGCAGATCCCGACGATCTGCTCCCGGCCGACGCCGCGCGCGCGGAGGTGGTGGGCGAGCCGGTTGGCCTCCTCGTCCAGTTCCCGGTAGCTGAGCACCCGGTCGCCGCAGACCACCGCGGGGGCGTCCGGGGCGGCGTCCACGCGGGCCTCGAACAGGCCGTGCACGGTGCCGGCGGTGCCCGCCGCCGCGGCGCTGCCGCCACCGCTGAACTCCCGCACGATCCGCTCGTGTTCGGTGTCGTCCAGCAGCGGCAGCCGGGAGACCGGCTGGTCGGGGTCGTCGAGCGCGGCGGCGAGCAGCCGCTGGAGCCCGTCGACCGCGCGCCGCACGCTGTCCGCGTCGAACAGGTCGGTGCTGAACTCCGCCCGGCCGTCGATGCCGCCCGCCCCGTCGGGCACCAGGTCGAAGCAGACGTCGAACTTGGTGGCCGTGGACCGCAGCTCCAGCAGCTCCAACTCCAGCCCGGGCAGCCGCAGTTCCGGCATCGGGGTGTTGCGCAGCGCCACCATCGCCTGCACCAGCGGCACCTGGCCGCCGGCCCGTTCGGCGCCCACGTCCTGCACCAGCCGCTCGAAGGGCACGTCCTGGTGCTCGTAGGCGGCCAGGCACGTCTGCCGTACCCGGCCGAGCAGTTCGCGGAAGGTCGGCGTGCCGGAGACGTCGAGACGCAGCGGCAGGGTGTTGACGAAGAACCCGATCAGCGGTTCGGTCTCCACCCGGGGCCGGCCGGCCACCGGGGCCCCTACCACCAGGTCGTCCTGGCCGCTCCACCGCCACAACAGCACGGTCACCGCCGCCAGCAGCACCATGTAGGGGGTGGCCCGTTCCCCGGCGCCCAGCTCCTCCAGCCGGGCCACGGTCTTCGGGGCCAGCCGCAGCGGCAGCGAGTCGCCGGCCGAGGTACGGCGCGGCGGACGGGGCCGGTCACCGGGCAGGTCCAGCACCGGCGGCGCCTCCAACTGCCGCTTCCAGAAGGCGAGATGGGCGTCGAGCCGGTCACCGCCGAGCTGGTCGCGCTGCCAGGCGGCGAAGTCGGCGTACTGCACCGGCAACGGCGGCAGCGGGTCGGCGGCGTCCTCGGGCACCCCGTACCCGGCCGCCAGCTCGGTCAGGAGCACCCCCAGCGACCAGCCGTCGCAGGCGATGTGGTGGACGCTGAGCAGCAGCACGTGCTCCTCGTCGGCGGTGCGCAGCACGGTCGCCCGCAGCAGCGGCCCGTTCTCCAGGTCGAACGGGGTGTCGGTCTCCCGCCGGTAGCGTTCCCGTACCGTCCGCTCGCGTTCCGCCTCCGGCAGCGCGCGCAGGTCCTCCACCGGCAGCGGCACCGGCGCGGCCGGGCGGATCCGGGGCACCGGACGGCCGTCCACCGCGGTGAACGTGGTCCGCAGCGTCTCGTGGCGGCGGACCACCCGGCCCAGCGCGCCGGCCAGCGCGGCGACGTCGAGCCGGCCGCGCAGCCGCACCCCGGCGGGCATCACGTACGCGGCCGAACCGGGGTCGGCCTGGTCGAGGAACCACAGCCGCTCCTGCGCGAAGGACGGTGGCGGCGGCGCGCCGTCCCCGGGGAGGCGCGGGATCGAGCCGGCCGCCGTGCCCTTGCGCCGGGACAGCTCCAGCAACAGCAGCGCCTGCTCCTCGGGGGTGAGCGCCTCGTAGTCGCCTCGGGCGTCGAAGACATCGGTGGGGGAGAGCTCCTCCGGCATGGGACTCCCTGCTGTGGCCGGACCGCACGCGGGTCGCTGGACGCTGGAAGGGCGGAGGCGCCGGTTCCGCGTCGTGGGCCCTGCGGCTTCGACGCGGCGGTCCGCGCGCACCGCGGCAACAGCCTGGCAGCACGGCGGCGCCCGCTTAAGTCGGGGAAACCCCGGACCGCCCCGCCCGTGTGCCGCACCCCTACAGTGGGCCGCCATGGATGCCCGCCTGCGTGCCGTGTGCGATCTGCTGGTGCCGACCGTACGCGAGGAGGCGGGGCGCCACGAATACGACGGCGCGGTGCAGGACCTCTCCCCGGACGGGGTCCGCGCCGCGCTGGCCCGGCTGGACGCCGCCGCGGCCGGCCCCGCCCCGGACGACCCGCACGACGCCGCCCACCTCGCCGTCTTCGAGGAGGCGCTGCGGGTACGCCACCGGCGGCTGGAACTCCACCGCCGCGACCCCTATCCGCACCTGGCCAACCTCGAACTCGCCTGCTACGAGCGGCCGTACGCCCCGGCCGAGCAGCGCGCCGCGGCCCGCCGACGGCACCTCGCGCGGTGGCCCGACGCGATCGACGCCGCGCTGGAGAGCCTCGACGCGGTGACCGCCCCGGTCGCCCGGGCGCTGCTCGGCACCGCCCGCGGACTCGCCGCCGACGTCCGCCCCGACGACGGCGACCTCGGCGAACGGGCCCTGCGCGCCCACGCCGCGCTCGTGGCCCACCTCGAACACGCCGCCCTGCACGGCCCGCCCCGGGCGGCGCTCGGCGGCCCCGCGCTGGCCGCGCTGATGGGGTCGGCCGAAGGCGTCACCGTCGACCTCGGCCGGCTCGCCGAACGCGCCGACGCCGAACGCCGCAGACTCACCGAACTGCTGCGGGACGCCTGCGCCCGCGTCGAACCCGGTACCGCGCCCGCCGCGCTGCTGCCCAGGCTCTTCGCCGACCACCCGGAACCCGGCGCGGTGCTCGCCGAGGCCCGCTCGCTGGCCCGCGAGTCGATCGCCTTCACCCGCGAGCGGCACCTCGTACCGTACGTGGACGGCGAGTGCGAGGTCGTCCTGCCGCCGCCGTCGCGCCGCTGGGTGACGGCGATGATGGTGTGGAACCCGCCCGGCGAACCCGACGCCCCCTCCCGCTACCTGGTCACCCCGCCCGACCCCGGCTGGGAACCCGCCCGCGCCGAGGAGTGGCTGACCCGCTACAGCCGCACCACGCTGCCCGCGATCACCGTGCACGAGGTGGCCCCCGGGCACTTCGCGCACGGCCGGACGCTGCGCCGCCTGACCTCACCGGTGCGGCGGACGCTGCACTCGCTGACCTTCATGGAGGGGTGGGCGCACTACGCCGAGGAGGTGTGCCTGGAGGAGGGGTTCCGCTCCGGCGACCCCCGGTTCGCGGTCGGCGTCGCGGTGGAGGCCCTGGTCCGGGTCACCCGGCTGGCCTGTGCCATCGGGCTGCACACCGGGGCGATGGACGTCGAGGAGGCCACCGCGCGGTTCATGTCGGACGCCCATCTGGCCCGGGAGGCCGCCGCCGCGGAGGCCCGTCGCGGCACCTTCGACGCCACCTACGGCCGGTACACCTGGGGCAAGTTCGCCCTGCTCGACCTGCGCGAGCGGGCCCGCAGGGAACCGGGCTCCACCCTGCCGGCCTTCCACGCGACCGTGCTTGCGCTGGGCTGCCCCCCGATCGGCCTGCTGGACCGGGTGCTGGACACCCCACGCCGGCCGGCCGGAACGAGGGGACACTGACTACTCGCCGACCACCCCGTCCGCCAACTCGCGGGCCACGTCCAGGTGTCCGGCGTGCCGGGCGTACTCCTGGAGCATGTGGGCCATGATCCAGGCCAGCGTGGGCGGCTCCTCGTCGGCCTCGAAGCCCTCGCCGAGACGGGCCCGGTCGGTGTACCGGGCCGCCGCGGTGATCCGGCGCGAGCAGGCCACCTCGTGCCGGAAGAACTCCCGCACCGACGCCGGGGTGTCGTGCGGTTCCAGCACCCAGTCGGCGTCCCCGTCCCGGCCCTCCGGGTCGGCGTACGCCCGCACCTTCTCGGCCGCGAACCCCCAGCGGAACCACCGCCGCTCCACGTAGGCCAGGTGCTTGAGGAGACCCAGCGGCGTCCAGCCGGACGGCAGCCGGCTGGTACGCAACTCCTCGTCGCTGAGCCCGTCCAGCTTGCGCAGCACGGTGTCGCGGTAGTGGTCGAGGAAGGCGGGCAGCAGCTCGTCGGGTTCGGCGAGGCCGACCGGCGGCTCCGGCGGGGGCGGGGTAGGCGTGGTCACCGGCCCACCCTACGGGCAACGGGCGCCGCTCACCCGGCCAACGGACGGGAGTCGGCGAGCGCGTCGAGCCGGCCCAGGCAGTAGGCGACCTGGGTGCGGGAGCAGACGGCGAGTTTCTTGAAGATGCGGGCCATGTAGGTCTCCACCGTCTTCTGGCTGAGCCCCAGCCGGCTGGCGATCTGCTGGTTGGTGCACCCCATGGAGACGAACCGGGCCACCTGCGTCTCGCGTTTGCTCAGCGCCTCCAGCTCCGGCTCCTCGCCGCCCTCCGGCTCCGGATCGCAGACCACCTCCCCGACCGCGGGGAGTTCGGCCGCGGGGGCGCGCAGCTCCCACGCCTGGAACGACGCCCCGGCCGCGGCCTGCCGCAACTCGTCGGCGACCTGGCACGCCTGGGCCGAGCGGCGCACCACGGTGACCACCAGCACCGGACCGTCCGGCGGGCGGCGCACCAGATGACGCAGGAGCGCCATCGTCTCCGGCCCGGCCAGATGGGCGTCGTCCAGCGCCAGCAACAGCCCGCGCGGCCGGGCCAGATGGCCGAGCAGCACCCGCAGCGCCCCGTACGGCTGGGCCTGAGCGGTGCCGCACGCGGCCGGCCGGGTGGTGGTCAGCCGGGTCGCCGCGGCCGGCAGGACGGCGGCCAGCGCGCTCAGTTCGGCGGCGGCGAGCTGGTCCCACAGCGTCTGCGGGGCCCGCCGCAGACAGGCGTCCACGGCGTCGGCGACCCCGCCGAACGGTTCCGTGGTGCGCTCCGCCCGGCCGGCGGCGACGGTCCAGCCGCGCCGCCGGGCACCGGCGCAGAACTCGGCCAGCAGCCGGGTCTTGCCGATCGACGCCTCCCCGGTGAGCTGGAGCAGCCGGGCGGATGCGCCGGCCCGGTCGAGGTCGAGCAGGTTGTCGAACAGCGTGAGTTCCCGCGTCCAGCCCGTGATTGCGGGCACGGCTGAGCCCCCCGTCGTCTGCGGAAATGCGGTGGTCGGACAAGCGGTGGTGCCGGTGGTGCCCGCCGTGGTCAGCGGTGGTCGCCGTCCAGGGCACGGCGCACGCTGAGCGGGCGCATGTCGGTCCAGGTCTCCTCGATGTGGCGCAGGCACTCCTCCTTGGAGCCCAGCGGACCCTCGGGCCGCCAGCCCGCCGGGATCTCCTGGTCGGCGGGCCAGATGGAGTACTGCTCCTCGTCGTTGACGACGACGTGGAAGCGGGAGAGGGGGGATTGATTCGGCACAGCGAACCTCCGAGTGGGATCAGACACGGTCGAACAACGAGCCGCGCTACCGCACGGGCCCGATACTACGAGGGGTGACCCGGTCGTGACTACGGTTCGGCAGGCTCGCCGGACGTCATCGCCAAGTCGGCGCGCCGGGCCAGGGCGGCGGCGACGTCCCGCTCGGTCAGCCGTAGCACCCCCCACACCCAGCCCACCGCGAGCAGAGCGCCGCCGACCAGGAACGGGGTGCGCAGCCCCAGCCGTTCCGCCAGCGCCCCGCCGGCCAGCGCGCCCAGCGGCGCCATGCCCAACGCCACGAAACGGTAGGCGGAGTTGACCCGGCCCATCAGCTCCGGCGGCACCAGCAACTGCCGCAGCGAGACCCCGACGACGTTGGTCACCCCGACCGAGGCGCCCACCCCGGTGAAGGCCAGCGCGGCGAGGAGCGGACCGGTGGCCGTGGCGGTGACGAAGAACGCGGCCGGGGCCAGCGCCATCGCCCCGTGCAGGGTCCGGGCCCGGCCCAGCACGGCGCTCGCGGCGGGCGCCAGCAGCGTGCCGGCCAGCCCGCCGACCGCGATCACCGCCAGCAGCACCGCGTACTCGCCCCGCCCCACGTGCAGCACCTCGAAGGCGTAGAGCACCGCGATGGCCACCACCGAGGTCACCGCGAAGCTGGAGACCCCGGTCAGCAGGCACAGCGTCCGCAGCACCCGGTGGCGCAGCAGCCAGCGCAGCCCGTCGGCGGCGTCGGCGAGCACCGTGCCCCGCACCCTGGCCTCCGGCGGCGCGGGAACCACCGGGGAACGGGCCCGGACCAACCCGAGCACCAGCACCGCGGCACCGGCGAACGAGGCCGCGTCCACCACGAACGGCAGCCCGGCCGGCAGCGCGAACAACGCCACCCCCACCGGCGGCCCCAGCACCTCCACGAAGAGCAACTCGGTCGCCTGCGTGCGGCTGTTGGCCCGTTCCAGCAACCGGGGCGGCACCAGTGACTGCACCACCCCCAGCAGCGCGTTGTCGCGCAGCGTCTGCGCCGAGGCCAGCAGGAAGTTGAAGGCGATCAGCAGGGCGACGGTGGCCCCGCCGGTGGCCACCACGGCGGCGAAGGCACCGGCCAGCACGGCCCGCGCCAGATCGGTGGACCACAGCACGCGGCGCCGCTCCCAGCGGTCGGCGAGCACCCCGGTGACCGGGCTGACCACCAGCCACGGCACGGTGCCCGCCACGGTGACCGCGGCCACCAGCTGCGGCTGCCGGGTGAGCGCCGCCGCCAGCAACGGCAACGCGCCCTGCCGGATGCCGTCCCCCGCGGCGGAGACCGCGGAGGCGCCCCACAGCCCGCGGAAGGCGGCGCCCAGCCGGGGTCCGCCGTCTTCGGAGGATGCCCGCCTCACACCACCGCCCGGCCCGCGTCCCCGACCCGCCGGCCCTCCGACGAGCGCAGGTCGGCGGTGATGTTGATGCGCCGCAGCCAC
It encodes:
- a CDS encoding non-ribosomal peptide synthetase, whose amino-acid sequence is MPEELSPTDVFDARGDYEALTPEEQALLLLELSRRKGTAAGSIPRLPGDGAPPPPSFAQERLWFLDQADPGSAAYVMPAGVRLRGRLDVAALAGALGRVVRRHETLRTTFTAVDGRPVPRIRPAAPVPLPVEDLRALPEAERERTVRERYRRETDTPFDLENGPLLRATVLRTADEEHVLLLSVHHIACDGWSLGVLLTELAAGYGVPEDAADPLPPLPVQYADFAAWQRDQLGGDRLDAHLAFWKRQLEAPPVLDLPGDRPRPPRRTSAGDSLPLRLAPKTVARLEELGAGERATPYMVLLAAVTVLLWRWSGQDDLVVGAPVAGRPRVETEPLIGFFVNTLPLRLDVSGTPTFRELLGRVRQTCLAAYEHQDVPFERLVQDVGAERAGGQVPLVQAMVALRNTPMPELRLPGLELELLELRSTATKFDVCFDLVPDGAGGIDGRAEFSTDLFDADSVRRAVDGLQRLLAAALDDPDQPVSRLPLLDDTEHERIVREFSGGGSAAAAGTAGTVHGLFEARVDAAPDAPAVVCGDRVLSYRELDEEANRLAHHLRARGVGREQIVGICLPRSERMVVTVLALLKAGAAYVPLDPMYPRRRVAYMAADAGVRLVLSESSVARDGRFDPPPDAPPGYRPPEVVEVDTEAARIAGCPAGRPGTGVAPGHLAYVIYTSGSTGRPKGSMNEHGGIANSVTAMNEVYRLRPGDRMLAISSLNYDMSVYEVFGTLAAGAAVVVPSDIETTDPEQLRDLLRRQRVTAWSSAPALLDMLVNHAYEHDGLDGVALRVVGVGGDRMPPLLPDRLTRLVPGVELYNLAGMTEVSYCTLYHRVDPAEPGAVPWGRPLANHRVYVLDRHGRPAPVGMPGELYIGGAGPGRGYHARPALTAERFVPDPFSPVPGGRMYATGDVAAFRPDGVLRFLGRLDHQVKIRGFRIEPGEVEAALGTHPDVVEPVVTAYQDERGTRRLVAHLTVREGTRPDPADLRHHLLQRLPDHMVPSAFVVMDRLPLLPSGKLNRAALPAPTGGRPELAGRYEPPAGALEEVLAGIWAEVLGLERVGVLDDFFDLGGHSLLATQVVSRIRDTFRLDLSIAAFLSVSTVRELAVVARQSAAGAGTDADAVAELVRQVDALSEEEVARRLGAD
- a CDS encoding MFS transporter, with product MRRASSEDGGPRLGAAFRGLWGASAVSAAGDGIRQGALPLLAAALTRQPQLVAAVTVAGTVPWLVVSPVTGVLADRWERRRVLWSTDLARAVLAGAFAAVVATGGATVALLIAFNFLLASAQTLRDNALLGVVQSLVPPRLLERANSRTQATELLFVEVLGPPVGVALFALPAGLPFVVDAASFAGAAVLVLGLVRARSPVVPAPPEARVRGTVLADAADGLRWLLRHRVLRTLCLLTGVSSFAVTSVVAIAVLYAFEVLHVGRGEYAVLLAVIAVGGLAGTLLAPAASAVLGRARTLHGAMALAPAAFFVTATATGPLLAALAFTGVGASVGVTNVVGVSLRQLLVPPELMGRVNSAYRFVALGMAPLGALAGGALAERLGLRTPFLVGGALLAVGWVWGVLRLTERDVAAALARRADLAMTSGEPAEP
- a CDS encoding helix-turn-helix transcriptional regulator, translating into MPAITGWTRELTLFDNLLDLDRAGASARLLQLTGEASIGKTRLLAEFCAGARRRGWTVAAGRAERTTEPFGGVADAVDACLRRAPQTLWDQLAAAELSALAAVLPAAATRLTTTRPAACGTAQAQPYGALRVLLGHLARPRGLLLALDDAHLAGPETMALLRHLVRRPPDGPVLVVTVVRRSAQACQVADELRQAAAGASFQAWELRAPAAELPAVGEVVCDPEPEGGEEPELEALSKRETQVARFVSMGCTNQQIASRLGLSQKTVETYMARIFKKLAVCSRTQVAYCLGRLDALADSRPLAG
- a CDS encoding MbtH family protein, which encodes MPNQSPLSRFHVVVNDEEQYSIWPADQEIPAGWRPEGPLGSKEECLRHIEETWTDMRPLSVRRALDGDHR
- a CDS encoding DUF885 family protein, with the protein product MDARLRAVCDLLVPTVREEAGRHEYDGAVQDLSPDGVRAALARLDAAAAGPAPDDPHDAAHLAVFEEALRVRHRRLELHRRDPYPHLANLELACYERPYAPAEQRAAARRRHLARWPDAIDAALESLDAVTAPVARALLGTARGLAADVRPDDGDLGERALRAHAALVAHLEHAALHGPPRAALGGPALAALMGSAEGVTVDLGRLAERADAERRRLTELLRDACARVEPGTAPAALLPRLFADHPEPGAVLAEARSLARESIAFTRERHLVPYVDGECEVVLPPPSRRWVTAMMVWNPPGEPDAPSRYLVTPPDPGWEPARAEEWLTRYSRTTLPAITVHEVAPGHFAHGRTLRRLTSPVRRTLHSLTFMEGWAHYAEEVCLEEGFRSGDPRFAVGVAVEALVRVTRLACAIGLHTGAMDVEEATARFMSDAHLAREAAAAEARRGTFDATYGRYTWGKFALLDLRERARREPGSTLPAFHATVLALGCPPIGLLDRVLDTPRRPAGTRGH
- a CDS encoding DinB family protein, which produces MTTPTPPPPEPPVGLAEPDELLPAFLDHYRDTVLRKLDGLSDEELRTSRLPSGWTPLGLLKHLAYVERRWFRWGFAAEKVRAYADPEGRDGDADWVLEPHDTPASVREFFRHEVACSRRITAAARYTDRARLGEGFEADEEPPTLAWIMAHMLQEYARHAGHLDVARELADGVVGE
- a CDS encoding ferredoxin, whose protein sequence is MGLRVEIDREACLSSGRCVEAEPAAFRFDGEELAEAAAGADRVPRERLAVVARGCPAAAIRLVDDDRT